A genomic window from Scomber scombrus chromosome 18, fScoSco1.1, whole genome shotgun sequence includes:
- the slc25a39 gene encoding probable mitochondrial glutathione transporter SLC25A39 isoform X2, protein MGEPAVSSAVAAISPVQQMLASGTGALLTSIFVTPLDVVKIRLQAQQTPFHQGKCFLYCNGLMDHIYVCQNNTSCTSWYKTPTHFSGTLDAFVKISRHEGLRSLWSGLPPTLVMAVPATVIYFTCYDQLQDFLRYGLGFQGSHIPLVAGGLARLGAVTVISPLELVRTKMQSRRLSYRELAVCIRSSVAQDGLLSLWRGWGPTVLRDVPFSALYWFNYELVKAQLCEQARMPQANFSISFTAGGISGAIAAILTLPFDVVKTRRQIQLGEMDTLGEPLKRTTSTWHIMKEIRTEVGYRGLFAGFMPRVIKVAPACAVMISTYEFGKAFFQKMNLDRERLTS, encoded by the exons ATGGGGGAGCCGGCCGTGAGCAGCGCCGTGGCTGCGATCTCGCCAGTGCAGCAGATGCTGGCCTCTGGCACCGGAGCCCTCCTCACATCTATTTTTG tCACTCCGCTGGACGTTGTGAAGATCAGGCTGCAGGCTCAGCAGACGCCGTTCCACCAAG GGAAGTGCTTCCTGTATTGTAACGGGCTGATGGATCACATCTATGTCTGTCAGAACAACACCAGCTGCACCAGTTGGTACAAAACGCCGACACACTTCAGTGGGACTCTG GATGCTTTTGTGAAAATCAGTCGTCATGAAGGGCTCAGGTCTTTGTGGAGTGGGCTCCCACCAACACT GGTTATGGCAGTACCGGCCACTGTCATCTACTTCACCTGCTACGACCAGCTGCAGGACTTCCTTAGATACGGTCTGGGTTTCCAGGGAAGCCACATACCCCTTGTTGCCGGAGGTCTTGCAAGAT tgggAGCTGTGACAGTGATCAGCCCTCTGGAGCTGGTGAGGACAAAGATGCAGTCACGTCGGCTGTCATACAGAGAGCTGGCGGTGTGTATCCGCTCGTCTGTGGCCCAGGACGGCCTCCTGTCACTGTGGAGGGGCTGGGGACCCACCGTCCTCAGAGACGTCCCCTTCTCTG cTCTGTACTGGTTTAACTATGAACTGGTGAAGGCTCAGCTATGTGAACAAGCCCGAATGCCTCAAGCCAACTTCTCCATCAGCTTTACAGCAGGAGGCATCTCTGGAGCT ATTGCCGCCATCCTGACGCTGCCTTTTGACGTGGTGAAGACTCGCCGACAGATCCAGCTGGGAGAGATGGACACTCTGGGAG AGCCTTTGAAGAGAACCACTTCCACATGGCACATAATGAAAGAAATAAGGACTGAAGTGGGCTACAGGGGCCTTTTTGCAG GTTTCATGCCCAGGGTGATCAAAGTGGCCCCTGCTTGTGCCGTTATGATAAGCACATATGAATTTGGAAAGGCCTTCTTCCAGAAGATGAACCTTGATCGAGAGCGGCTTACATCTTGA
- the slc25a39 gene encoding probable mitochondrial glutathione transporter SLC25A39 isoform X1, translated as MGEPAVSSAVAAISPVQQMLASGTGALLTSIFVTPLDVVKIRLQAQQTPFHQALASESAPWGGVIRPSKWKCFLYCNGLMDHIYVCQNNTSCTSWYKTPTHFSGTLDAFVKISRHEGLRSLWSGLPPTLVMAVPATVIYFTCYDQLQDFLRYGLGFQGSHIPLVAGGLARLGAVTVISPLELVRTKMQSRRLSYRELAVCIRSSVAQDGLLSLWRGWGPTVLRDVPFSALYWFNYELVKAQLCEQARMPQANFSISFTAGGISGAIAAILTLPFDVVKTRRQIQLGEMDTLGEPLKRTTSTWHIMKEIRTEVGYRGLFAGFMPRVIKVAPACAVMISTYEFGKAFFQKMNLDRERLTS; from the exons ATGGGGGAGCCGGCCGTGAGCAGCGCCGTGGCTGCGATCTCGCCAGTGCAGCAGATGCTGGCCTCTGGCACCGGAGCCCTCCTCACATCTATTTTTG tCACTCCGCTGGACGTTGTGAAGATCAGGCTGCAGGCTCAGCAGACGCCGTTCCACCAAG CTTTAGCCTCTGAATCTGCTCCGTGGGGTGGTGTCATCCGCCCGTCCAAGT GGAAGTGCTTCCTGTATTGTAACGGGCTGATGGATCACATCTATGTCTGTCAGAACAACACCAGCTGCACCAGTTGGTACAAAACGCCGACACACTTCAGTGGGACTCTG GATGCTTTTGTGAAAATCAGTCGTCATGAAGGGCTCAGGTCTTTGTGGAGTGGGCTCCCACCAACACT GGTTATGGCAGTACCGGCCACTGTCATCTACTTCACCTGCTACGACCAGCTGCAGGACTTCCTTAGATACGGTCTGGGTTTCCAGGGAAGCCACATACCCCTTGTTGCCGGAGGTCTTGCAAGAT tgggAGCTGTGACAGTGATCAGCCCTCTGGAGCTGGTGAGGACAAAGATGCAGTCACGTCGGCTGTCATACAGAGAGCTGGCGGTGTGTATCCGCTCGTCTGTGGCCCAGGACGGCCTCCTGTCACTGTGGAGGGGCTGGGGACCCACCGTCCTCAGAGACGTCCCCTTCTCTG cTCTGTACTGGTTTAACTATGAACTGGTGAAGGCTCAGCTATGTGAACAAGCCCGAATGCCTCAAGCCAACTTCTCCATCAGCTTTACAGCAGGAGGCATCTCTGGAGCT ATTGCCGCCATCCTGACGCTGCCTTTTGACGTGGTGAAGACTCGCCGACAGATCCAGCTGGGAGAGATGGACACTCTGGGAG AGCCTTTGAAGAGAACCACTTCCACATGGCACATAATGAAAGAAATAAGGACTGAAGTGGGCTACAGGGGCCTTTTTGCAG GTTTCATGCCCAGGGTGATCAAAGTGGCCCCTGCTTGTGCCGTTATGATAAGCACATATGAATTTGGAAAGGCCTTCTTCCAGAAGATGAACCTTGATCGAGAGCGGCTTACATCTTGA
- the grna gene encoding granulin a codes for MQKWVVICWALLALVGADECPDGGMCKEGATCCKHPDNGYGCCPFDQAECCEDHIHCCPESTVCKMSTSSCENATMSVPWAERVPADQPRHSKSFRMIKTNMGEEDDNICPDQSRCPPEFSCLKALTRFGCCPLAKGISCSDGKHCCPEGLQCSADSRSCIKKELVTAVLCSDGVSECPDGTTCCDTPEGKWACCPMQKAVCCQDKLHCCPEGTTCDLEHSKCIHTSTKKEMPMWAKLPARTRAEWEYQKESEPVVAEPVHNGTLEKVPEVPTANTVPPTEWEVPVSSVTTAAAGNDVPCDDTTACRDNTTCCKTKEGTWACCPLIEAVCCEDFIHCCPKGKKCNLAAGSCDDELCSVPWAEKIPAVSKQGAQVGNVTCDSSKSCPDGTTCCKTTTGDWACCPYAEAVCCDDHEHCCPKGTTCDLASQTCVGSSGSTSMMSKTPAFGKVVNSTEAPTTAPPSTTVPSTQAPTTQTTTTQSQETSTTQVADEKKPEEEEKGARIQCDAYTSCPDVTTCCFVKSTKKWGCCPLQKAVCCADGDHCCPENYKCNESQTSCVKEGVVIPWYTKLPAISVQDEPSSVKCDAQNQCPEFTSCCQLSTGEWGCCPIENAVCCPDKEHCCPHGYTCNIGLQSCIKLMKLQLDTVPLIPVFLPSEPKFNPLNHGDVKCDDTTSCPDGETCCKMSDTAWGCCPSPNAVCCSDMQHCCPTGYTCTDTGGCTQGPAFDWHNWRMFFSNKKRAMNL; via the exons ATGCAGAAGTGGGTTGTGATCTGTTGGGCACTCTTGGCCCTGGTCGGTGCAGATGAGTGTCCAGATGGAGGGATGTGTAAGGAAGGTGCTACCTGCTGCAAACACCCAGACAACGGCTATGGATGCTGCCCCTTTGATCAG GCTGAGTGCTGCGAGGATCACATACATTGCTGCCCTGAGAGCactgtctgtaaaatgtccacATCCAGCTGTGAGAACGCCACCATGTCTGTTCCCTGGGCAGAAAGAGTTCCTGCTGATCAACCCAGACACTCCAaa TCCTTCAGGATGATCAAGACAAACATGGGGGAGGAAGATGATAATATCTGTCCGGATCAGTCACGCTGTCCTCCTGAGTTTTCCTGCCTGAAGGCCTTGACGAGGTTTGGCTGTTGTCCTCTTGCTAAG GGAATCTCCTGCTCTGATGGGAAACACTGCTGTCCTGAGGGCCTCCAGTGCAGCGCTGACAGCCGATCCTGCATTAAAAAAG AACTTGTGACTGCAGTCCTGTGCAGCGACGGAGTGTCTGAGTGTCCAGATGGAACCACCTGCTGTGATACACCAGAAGGAAAATGGGCATGCTGTCCCATGCAGAAG GCTGTGTGCTGCCAGGATAAGTTGCACTGCTGCCCTGAAGGGACCACTTGTGATCTTGAACACTCAAAATGTATCCACACATCTACCAAGAAAGAGATGCCAATGTGGGCCAAGCTGCCTGCCAGGACAAGAGCAGAGTGGGAGTACCAAAAAG aGAGTGAACCAGTGGTTGCAGAACCAGTTCATAATGGGACCTTAGAAAAAGTCCCTGAAGTCCCCACAGCCAATACAGTTCCTCCTACTGAGTGGGAAGTTCCAGTGTCATCTGTCACTACGGCAGCTGCAG GCAATGATGTCCCCTGTGATGACACAACAGCCTGTCGAGATAACACCACATGCTGTAAAACCAAAGAGGGGACCTGGGCTTGCTGTCCTCTAATAGAG GCTGTTTGTTGTGAAGATTTTATACACTGCTGCCCGAAAGGTAAGAAATGTAACTTGGCTGCCGGGAGCTGTGATGATGAATTATGCTCTGTGCCCTGGGCCGAGAAAATACCTGCAGTCTCCAAGCAGGGCGCACAGGTGGGGAACGTTACATGTGACTCCTCCAAATCTTGTCCTGATGGTACCACCTGCTGCAAGACTACAACAGGAGACTGGGCCTGCTGTCCTTACGCTGag GCGGTCTGTTGCGACGACCATGAGCACTGCTGCCCTAAAGGCACCACCTGTGACCTGGCCAGTCAGACCTGTGTGGGCTCCTCAGGATCAACATCCATGATGTCAAAGACACCTGCATTTGGCAAAGTAGTGAACAGCACAGAGGCACCCACTACAGCGCCACCCAGTACAACGGTGCCCAGTACACAGGCACCCACCACACAGACCACAACAACCCAAAGTCAGGAAACAAGCACGACACAAGTAGCGGACGAGAAGAAgcctgaggaggaggaaaaaggagctCGCATTCAATGTGACGCCTACACCAGTTGTCCTGATGTCACCACCTGCTGCTTCGTGAAGTCTACCAAAAAGTGGGGCTGTTGCCCACTGCAGAAG GCTGTGTGCTGTGCTGACGGAGACCACTGCTGTCCCGAGAACTACAAATGCAACGAAAGCCAGACCTCGTGCGTCAAAGAAGGAGTGGTGATCCCGTGGTACACCAAGCTTCCAGCTATCAGCGTTCAGGATGAACCCAGCTCTGTGAAGTGCGACGCCCAGAATCAATGTCCTGAATTCACCAGCTGCTGCCAGCTCTCCACGGGCGAGTGGGGGTGCTGCCCTATAGAAAAT GCCGTGTGCTGCCCAGATAAGGAGCACTGCTGCCCTCATGGTTACACCTGTAACATCGGCCTTCAGTCCTGCATCAAGCTCATGAAGCTGCAGCTGGATACCGTCCCGTTAATACCGGTGTTCCTCCCCAGCGAGCCCAAGTTCAATCCTCTAAATCACGGTGACGTCAAGTGTGACGACACGACCAGCTGCCCTGACGGGGAGACCTGCTGCAAGATGTCCGATACTGCATGGGGCTGTTGTCCGTCTCCTAAT GCGGTGTGCTGCAGCGACATGCAGCACTGCTGTCCCACCGGCTACACCTGCACTGACACTGGTGGCTGCACCCAGGGTCCCGCCTTCGACTGGCACAACTGGCGCATGTTCTTCTCCAACAAAAAGAGAGCTATGAATCTGTGA
- the rundc1 gene encoding RUN domain-containing protein 1, whose protein sequence is MSTEELSASDSEALFAGAGKRWAPVGAVASPEDERSCSGRRNAGQPGQRGSSSGLEEEMTVKMKRLEDEQDLLNSSLLALTSHFAQVQFRLKQIVHAQSDEKERMLAELEEFAFRGCPHVVGCRVQDATQLENSSEREKRERLEAQREKQKDLIFQLKTQLDDLERFAYQEGSYDSLPQSVVMERQKVIIDELIKKLDVNLNEDIGNLSPEELRHRVDAAIAQIVNPARVKEQLVDQLKTQIRDLEMFINFIQDEVGNPLLPDGHSQQPQAAGTSSRAAGVNKKVDPEQAQKMRETGLQLIQKALAVLQIFAASQFGCAPGHVPQSMWPQDSSVQDYGPLLQRLEAAVDKVRVLGSRRQPSLEHVVNYTSNAALGPRDELTTSVRKELAFALRDLLAHGLFLPSQTMSLVLAPISCLLPYRPAPQTMHPWELFVKYYHSKNGKEFVESPARQLSQSFSLPVGGGPVTITPKQSLLWAIHTVLKEHGRYKRGPDTEFKALVCMALNEQRLVSWLNLLCKTGTLIHPHYYSWSYMAQTGFEGALRILGRISHLKFNLPVDLAVRQLKNIKDAF, encoded by the exons atgtccacagaGGAGCTGTCAGCGTCGGACAGCGAGGCTCTCTTCGCCGGCGCCGGGAAGCGATGGGCACCGGTGGGCGCCGTGGCTAGCCCCGAGGATGAGCGCAGCTGCAGCGGGAGAAGGAACGCTGGTCAGCCGGGGCAGAGAGGCTCATCGTCGGGCCTCGAGGAGGAGATGACCGTTAAGATGAAGAGGCTGGAGGACGAGCAGGACTTGCTGAACTCGTCTCTGCTCGCGCTCACCTCCCATTTCGCTCAGGTGCAGTTCAGACTGAAGCAGATAGTTCACGCACAGAGCGACGAGAAGGAGAGGATGCTGGCCGAGCTGGAGGAGTTTGCGTTCAGGGGATGCCCGCATGTGGTGGGCTGCAGGGTGCAGGATGCCACGCAGCTGGAGAACTCG agtgagagagagaagagggagcgCCTGGAGgctcagagagaaaaacagaaggatCTCATTTTCCAACTGAAGACCCAGCTGGACGACCTGGAGCGCTTCGCCTACCAGGAAGGCAGCTACGACTCGCTGCCGCAGTCTGTCGTCATGGAGAGACAGAAG GTCATCATTGACGAGCTGATCAAGAAGCTGGACGTGAACCTGAACGAGGACATCGGGAACTTGTCCCCCGAGGAGCTGAGGCACCGAGTGGACGCTGCCATCGCTCAGATAGTGAACCCGGCCCGGGTCAAAGAGCAGCTGGTGGACCAGCTCAAAACCCAGATCAGAGACCTGGAGATGTTCATCAACTTTATCCAAG acgaggTGGGGAATCCTCTGTTGCCAGATGGACACAGCCAGCAGCCGCAAGCAGCAGGAACCAGCTCCAGAGCTGCGGGAGTGAATAAGAAAG tGGACCCAGAACAGGCTCAGAAGATGCGGGAGACGGGCCTGCAGCTGATCCAGAAGGCGCTCGCCGTGCTGCAGATTTTCGCTGCCAGCCAGTTTGGCTGCGCTCCCGGTCATGTCCCTCAGAGCATGTGGCCTCAGGACTCATCGGTGCAGGACTACGGCCCCCTGCTGCAGCGTCTGGAGGCGGCCGTCGACAAGGTGCGAGTGCTGGGCTCGCGCAGGCAGCCGTCCCTCGAACACGTCGTCAACTACACCAGCAACGCGGCTCTGGGGCCCCGAGACGAGCTGACGACGTCCGTGAGGAAGGAGCTAGCTTTTGCTCTGAGAGACTTGTTGGCTCACGGACTCTTCTTGCCCTCCCAGACCATGAGCCTGGTGCTGGCTCCCATCTCCTGCCTGCTGCCTTACAGACCCGCTCCACAGACCATGCACCCGTGGGAACTCTTTGTCAAATACTACCACTCCAAAAACGGGAAGGAGTTCGTGGAGTCGCCTGCACGCCAGCTTTCGCAGTCCTTCAGCCTGCCTGTAGGGGGCGGCCCGGTGACCATCACCCCTAAACAGTCTCTGCTGTGGGCCATCCACACTGTGCTGAAGGAGCATGGACGTTACAAGCGAGGACCGGACACAGAGTTCAAAGCGCTGGTGTGTATGGCTCTGAATGAGCAGCGGCTGGTGTCGTGGCTCAACCTGCTGTGTAAGACGGGGACTCTGATACACCCACACTACTACTCCTGGAGCTACATGGCTCAGACCGGCTTCGAGGGGGCTTTGCGCATCCTGGGACGCATCAGCCACCTCAAATTTAACCTCCCCGTGGACCTGGCTGTGAGGCAACTGAAGAACATTAAGGATGCTTTCTGA
- the LOC133999284 gene encoding zinc finger protein OZF-like has translation METASSNVNNLQPRAHLQESVHLHYSTETMEEYHTEMNTNSSSTMSSSAEKQTGPHSEGVESFTGGQTASLRPPPDTMEETHHCELCQKSFCNAQYLQLHQRIHTREKPHTCEQCGRSFAISVTLRRHRRTHTGEKPYSCDQCGRRFSYLGGLNVHQRTHTGEKPFTCDQCGKCFTQSSNLKSHKCTHAEEKPYTCNRCWKSFTQFSDLKSHQVHQRSHTGVKPYTCDQCGKSFIQSSHLKLHQGTHVGAKPSTCNQCGKIFTQSSDLTSHQCTHAGEKKLNTCDHCGKFFPFRSRLMVHLQTHAKEKPYSCDQCGKCFSFRCRLTLHRRTHTGEKPYSCDQCDKSFTRSKTLKIHRHIHTGEKLHSCDQCEKRFLYHSSLTVHRRIHTGEKPYSCDRCEKRFTQANHLKKHRCADAAGKKPHICEQCGKHFPHLRNLKIHQRIHLICLSQLLNVTKNTS, from the exons ATGGAAACGGCCAGTTCAAACGTCAACAACCTGCAGCCCAGAGCGCACCTGCAGGAGTCTGTTCATCTTCATTATAGCACAGAAACG ATGGAGGAATATCATACAGAGATGaatacaaacagcagcagtacaATGAGCTCATCAGCAGAG AAACAAACTGGACCTCATAGTGAAGGTGTGGAGAGTTTCACAGGAGGACAAACTGCTTCCCTCCGGCCTCCACCAGACACTATGGAGGAAACACATCACTGTGAGCTGTGTCAGAAGAGCTTCTGTAACGCACAATATCTACAGCTTCATCAGCGGATCCACACCAGAGAAAAACCGCACACCTGTGAGCAGTGTGGTCGAAGTTTCGCTATATCTGTGACTTTAAGGAGACATCGCCGGACTCATACTGGAGaaaagccgtacagctgtgaccaGTGTGGGAGACGCTTCTCTTACCTAGGTGGTCTGAACGTTCATCAGCGGACTCACACTGGAGAAAAGCCTTTCACCTGCGACCAGTGTGGGAAGTGTTTTACTCAATCTAGTAATCTAAAGAGTCATAAATGCACCCATGCTGAAGAAAAGCCTTATACCTGCAATAGGTGCTGGAAAAGTTTTACTCAGTTTAGTGATCTAAAGAGCCATCA GGTTCATCAGCGGAGTCACACTGGAGTAAAGCCTTACACCTGTGACCAGTGCGGGAAAAGTTTTATTCAATCTAGTCATCTAAAGCTCCATCAGGGCACTCATGTTGGAGCAAAGCCTTCTACCTGCAACCAGTGTGGGAAGATTTTTACTCAATCTAGTGATCTAACGAGTCATCAGTGTACTCAcgctggagaaaaaaagcttaaCACTTGTGACCATTGTGGGAAATTCTTTCCTTTCCGAAGTAGACTGATGGTTCATCTGCAGACTCACGCCAAAGaaaagccgtacagctgtgaccaGTGTGGGAAATGCTTTTCTTTCCGATGTCGTCTGACGCTTCATCGGCGGACTCACACTGGAGAAAAGCCTTACAGCTGTGACCAGTGTGATAAAAGTTTCACTCGATCTAAAACTTTAAAGATCCATCGTCACATTCACACGGGGGAGAAGTTACACAGCTGTGACCAGTGCGAGAAACGCTTCCTTTACCATAGTAGTCTGACGGTTCATCGGCGGATTCACACCGGAGaaaagccgtacagctgtgaccGGTGTGAGAAGCGTTTTACTCAAGCCAATCATCTAAAAAAACATCGGTGCGCTGACGCTGCAGGAAAAAAGCCTCACATCTGCGAGCAGTGCGGGAAACACTTTCCTCACCTGAGAAACCTGAAGATTCATCAGAGAATACACCTGATCTGTCTGTCTCAGCTGTTAAACGTCACTAAGAACACgtcatga